A portion of the Phacochoerus africanus isolate WHEZ1 chromosome 5, ROS_Pafr_v1, whole genome shotgun sequence genome contains these proteins:
- the C5H16orf54 gene encoding transmembrane protein C16orf54 homolog isoform X2, protein MEMPPTPEQPSGPMEEPLALAASSWPPLPCGPCVPIMLVLAALAAVFLLTTAVLAERLFRRSLRPDPGTLAPTLVWRPGGELWIEPTGTPRERSEDWYGSSVPLLMDRVPDPPTLGGTLEARATAPPAPNSPRNSLVPQTPPQAPARSTFWRPQVWEERPHAPGLVSWAEPEQRPEASGYLGSPQARRQRPGSPDPEWGLQPRVTLEQISAFWRREGRTSVGF, encoded by the exons ATGGAG aTGCCTCCGACGCCAGAGCAGCCCTCCGGGCCCATGGAGGAGCCCCTGGCATTGGCAGCCTCCTCATGGCCCCCGCTGCCCTGTGGGCCCTGCGTCCCCATCATGCTGGTCCTGGCCGCCCTGGCCGCCGTCTTCCTCCTGACCACAGCCGTGTTGGCCGAACGCCTGTTCCGCCGCTCCCTCCGCCCAGACCCGGGGACCCTCGCGCCCACCCTGGTTTGGCGCCCGGGGGGAGAACTGTGGATCGAACCCACAGGCACCCCCCGAGAGCGCTCAGAGGACTGGTATGGCTCCTCAGTCCCCCTGCTGATGGACCGAGTCCCGGACCCACCCACCTTGGGGGGCACCTTGGAGGCACGAGCTacagccccacctgcccccaacTCCCCTCGCAACTCCTTGGTCCCCCAGAccccgccccaggccccagcccgcAGCACCTTCTGGAGGCCCCAGGTCTGGGAAGAGAGGCCCCACGCCCCAGGCCTGGTGAGCTGGGCCGAGCCCGAACAGAGGCCAGAGGCCAGTGGGTACCTGGGGAGCCCCCAGGCCCGGAGGCAGCGGCCAGGAAGCCCTGATCCCGAGTGGGGCCTCCAGCCTCGGGTCACCCTGGAGCAGATCTCAGCTTTCTGGAGGCGTGAAGGCCGGACCAGCGTGGGGTTTTGA
- the C5H16orf54 gene encoding transmembrane protein C16orf54 homolog isoform X1, translating into MLGRAGNGGSQFLTQQLPLLRRPEGAETVGVGRAGGGTKTLAPLDVCLRHPGIWEDRAASGTGLRMPSRRAWLQTQMPPTPEQPSGPMEEPLALAASSWPPLPCGPCVPIMLVLAALAAVFLLTTAVLAERLFRRSLRPDPGTLAPTLVWRPGGELWIEPTGTPRERSEDWYGSSVPLLMDRVPDPPTLGGTLEARATAPPAPNSPRNSLVPQTPPQAPARSTFWRPQVWEERPHAPGLVSWAEPEQRPEASGYLGSPQARRQRPGSPDPEWGLQPRVTLEQISAFWRREGRTSVGF; encoded by the exons atgctgggcagagctgggaatgGAGGCTCTCAGTTCCTCACTCAGCAACTTCCTCTTCTAAGAAGACCCGAAGGGGCTGAgacggtgggggtggggcgggcaggGGGAGGGACGAAGACCTTGGCGCCCTTGGACGTTTGTCTGAGGCACCCTGGAATCTGGGAGGACCGTGCGGCTTCGGGGACGGGGCTGAGGATGCCGAGCAGGAGGGCCTGGCTGCAGACCCAG aTGCCTCCGACGCCAGAGCAGCCCTCCGGGCCCATGGAGGAGCCCCTGGCATTGGCAGCCTCCTCATGGCCCCCGCTGCCCTGTGGGCCCTGCGTCCCCATCATGCTGGTCCTGGCCGCCCTGGCCGCCGTCTTCCTCCTGACCACAGCCGTGTTGGCCGAACGCCTGTTCCGCCGCTCCCTCCGCCCAGACCCGGGGACCCTCGCGCCCACCCTGGTTTGGCGCCCGGGGGGAGAACTGTGGATCGAACCCACAGGCACCCCCCGAGAGCGCTCAGAGGACTGGTATGGCTCCTCAGTCCCCCTGCTGATGGACCGAGTCCCGGACCCACCCACCTTGGGGGGCACCTTGGAGGCACGAGCTacagccccacctgcccccaacTCCCCTCGCAACTCCTTGGTCCCCCAGAccccgccccaggccccagcccgcAGCACCTTCTGGAGGCCCCAGGTCTGGGAAGAGAGGCCCCACGCCCCAGGCCTGGTGAGCTGGGCCGAGCCCGAACAGAGGCCAGAGGCCAGTGGGTACCTGGGGAGCCCCCAGGCCCGGAGGCAGCGGCCAGGAAGCCCTGATCCCGAGTGGGGCCTCCAGCCTCGGGTCACCCTGGAGCAGATCTCAGCTTTCTGGAGGCGTGAAGGCCGGACCAGCGTGGGGTTTTGA